One window of Quercus robur chromosome 5, dhQueRobu3.1, whole genome shotgun sequence genomic DNA carries:
- the LOC126728014 gene encoding uncharacterized protein LOC126728014 translates to MESIVVEENHCMSNVNTFSKSDGLFIQINLISIDLVSANDKSDADIHIDMEHSYEETRMNISTDDTLVEDGFNNCDIPQEIQESENESDCEEFPRKFTEPWNFGSPSYVCVHCGSILWYEERTVKSKRPRNPKFSLCCMEGKVKLPLLRKAPPLIDDLLDPVGSDRSKTFRTLIRTYNAMFAMTSMGGKVDTRINDGRHPYIFKLNGQNHHRIGTLLPNDGQDPQFAQLYFYDTENEVQHRMNVFSNGQINSDLDPSIVKALVQMFDESNTLVKIFRMSRDRFINTDVHQLRLRLIGSRTTDGREYNLPTCSEIAAIIVGDIGAENAHRDIIVELKDGGLQRINVLHPSYMALQYPLLFPYGEDGFRLGILYSNVDGIRTDTTDSVTMREYYAYRLQEREHEGHTLIYGGRLFQQFNVDAYTCIEEIRLMWVKENQDKLRIELYKGLKDAVMRGDTTPASSGKRFVLPSSFTGSPRYMIENYQDAMAICRWAGYPDLFITFTCNTKWPEIDLFLSRKPGQKVEDRPDVVARVFKIKLDQLLNDLKHGQHFGKVIAVVYTVEYQKRGLPHAHILLFLHHDDKHPTAAEIDRIISAEIPDFNEEPLLYEAVKQYMVHGPCGSINSRASCMIENRCTKHFPKKFCSQTTVDEDGFPVYRRRNNGRFVERNQVRLDNRFIVPHNIDLLVKFQAHINVEWCNRSRSIKYLFKYITKGPDRATLILEENLHVDSSTGMQHMTDTDEVKTYLNCRYVSAIEACWRIFEFAIHHREPAVRRLSFHNEDEQPVVFEDTDYLNNVVDKPDIGKSKFTEWMKANALYEEARELTYSEFPTKWVWHRKDKEWKLRKSGRCIGRIYYAHPASGERFYLRMLLNVIKGARSFKEIRTINNIVYPTFRSTCYALGLLDDDKEWHEALNHASYWASGKQLRELFVTMLIFCEVADPYKLWISNWQLLSEDILHRQRTVLRYDNLHLDDSQLQNYALCEIEQILVKSGRSLHEFESIPYPNTLLLRQSNNRVLQEELDYDRNSLAAEHIKLFSALNTDQRKVYDEVIYSVSENKGGFFFVYGHGGTGKTYLWKTIICRLRSEGKIVIAIATSGIAALLLPGGRTAHSRFQIPINNL, encoded by the exons ATGGAGAGTATTGTGGTGGAGGAGAATCATTGTATGAGCAATGTTAATACTTTCTCCAAGTCAGATGGGCTGTTTATTCAGATTAACTTGATATCTATAGATCTTGTTAGTGCTAACGATAAGAGTGATGCTG ATATTCATATTGACATGGAACATTCCTATGAAGAAACTAGAATGAACATAAGTACAGATGATACTTTGGTAGAAGATGGATTCAATAATTGTGATATACCTCAAGAAATCCAAGAATCAGAAAATGAGAGTGATTGTGAAGAATTTCCAA GAAAATTTACTGAACCTTGGAATTTTGGCTCGCCTTCTTATGTATGCGTGCATTGTGGATCAATTTTATGGTATGAAGAGAGAACAGTCAAATCTAAGAGGCCTAGGAacccaaaattttctctctgTTGTATGGAGGGTAAGGTTAAGTTACCTTTGCTTAGGAAAGCACCTCCTCTTATAGATGACCTTTTAGATCCTGTTGGTAGTGATCGATCTAAAACGTTCAGAACTCTAATCAGAACTTATAATGCAATGTTTGCAATGACATCTATGGGTGGTAAAGTAGATACTAGAATTAACGATGGAAGACACCCttacatttttaaacttaatGGCCAAAACCATCATAGAATTGGAACTCTTCTTCCTAATGATGGTCAGGATCCACAATTTGCACAATTATATTTCTATGATACTGAAAATGAAGTTCAACATAGAATGAACGTCTTTAGCAATGGTCAAATTAATAGTGACCTTGATCCATCTATTGTTAAAGCATTGGTCCAAATGTTTGATGAATCAAATACTTTGGTGAAGATATTTCGGATGTCTAGAGACCGTTTCATTAATACTGATGTTCACCAGTTAAGATTACGTCTTATTGGCTCCCGAACTACAGATGGAAGAGAATATAACCTGCCTACATGTTCAGAAATTGCAGCAATTATCGTTGGTGATATTGGTGCTGAAAATGCACATCGCGATATTATTGTTGAATTAAAAGATGGAGGATTACAACGTATTAATGTGTTGCATCCTTCATACATGGCATTACAATATCCCCTTTTGTTCCCATATGGTGAGGATGGTTTTAGACTCGGCATTTTGTATAGTAATGTAGATGGAATCAGAACTGATACAACTGATTCTGTTACAATGAGAGAATACTATGCATATCGATTGCAAGAACGTGAACATGAGGGACATACACTGATATATGGTGGTAGATTGTTTCAACAATTTAATGTAGATGCCTACACATGTATAGAAGAAATCAGGCTTATGTGGGTAAAAGAGAACCAAGACAAATTAAGGATAGAATTGTATAAAGGATTGAAAGATGCAGTTATGAGAGGAGATACCACCCCTGCATCTTCAGGCAAAAGATTTGTTCTACCTTCAAGTTTCACTGGAAGTCCAAGGTATATGATTGAAAACTATCAAGATGCAATGGCGATCTGTAGATGGGCAGGTTATCCGGACCTTTTTATTACCTTCACATGCAACACAAAATGGCCAGAAATTGATCTTTTCCTATCTAGGAAACCTGGACAGAAAGTAGAAGATCGGCCTGATGTGGTTGCAAGAGTGTTCAAGATAAAGCTTGATCAACTCTTAAATGATTTAAAGCATGGCCAACACTTTGGGAAAGTAATTGCAG TTGTCTACACTGTTGAATATCAAAAAAGAGGGTTACCTCATGCACACATTTTACTTTTTCTACATCATGATGACAAGCATCCTACAGCAGCAGAAATTGATAGAATAATTTCAGCAGAAATTCCAGATTTCAATGAAGAACCTTTACTTTATGAAGCTGTCAAACAATATATGGTCCATGGTCCTTGCGGTTCTATTAATTCAAGGGCAAGCTGTATGATTGAAAACAGATGTACAAAACACTTCCCTAAAAAATTTTGTTCGCAAACAACTGTTGATGAAGATGGTTTCCCAGTATATAGAAGAAGGAATAATGGAAGATTCGTTGAAAGAAATCAGGTCAGACTTGATAATCGATTTATAGTTCCACATAATATTGATCTGTTGGTGAAATTTCAAGCACACATAAATGTCGAGTGGTGTAATCGTTCAAGATCTATAaagtatttatttaaatatataacaaaaggGCCTGATCGTGCAACTTTGATTCTTGAAGAAAATTTACATGTTGATTCTTCTACTGGAATGCAACATATGACAGATACTGATGAAGTTAAGACATATTTAAATTGTAGATATGTGTCTGCCATAGAGGCATGTTGGAGGATATTTGAATTTGCAATTCACCATCGAGAGCCTGCTGTTCGAAGACTCAGTTTTCACAATGAGGACGAACAACCAGTTGTTTTTGAAGATactgattatttaaataatgttgtGGACAAGCCAGATATCGGAAAAAGCAAATTTACAGAATGGATGAAAGCGAATGCATTGTATGAAGAAGCAAGGGAATTGACTTATTCTGAATTTCCTACTAAATGGGTTTGGCATAGAAAAGACAAAGAATGGAAATTGAGAAAATCTGGAAGATGTATTGGGCGTATATATTATGCTCATCCTGCAAGTGGAGAACGGTTTTATTTGCGGATGCTACTTAATGTTATTAAAGGAGCTAGATCATTTAAGGAAATACGAACTATAAATAATATTGTATATCCAACTTTCAGATCAACATGTTATGCACTTGGTTTGCTTGATGATGATAAAGAGTGGCACGAAGCTTTGAATCATGCATCGTATTGGGCTTCAGGAAAACAACTACGAGAACTTTTTGTCACAATGTTGATTTTTTGTGAGGTTGCAGATCCATATAAATTATGGATTTCAAATTGGCAGTTGTTATCTGAGGACATTTTGCATCGTCAAAGAACAGTTTTACGATATGACAACCTACATCTTGATGACTCTCAATTACAGAACTACGCACTATGTGAAATTGAACAGATTTTGGTAAAGAGTGGCAGATCTTTGCATGAATTTGAGTCAATACCATATCCAAATACATTACTTCTCAGACAAAGTAACAATAGAGTATTACAAGAAGAATTGGATTATGATAGAAACTCTTTGGCAGCAGAACATATTAAACTTTTTTCTGCTCTTAATACTGATCAAAGAAAGGTATATGATGAAGTAATTTATTCTGTTTCAGAAAATAAAGGTggcttcttttttgtttatggacATGGAGGAACTGGAAAGACTTATCTTTGGAAAACCATTATATGCCGATTGCGCTCAGAAGGGAAGATAGTTATTGCAATTGCAACATCTGGAATTGCTGCATTATTGTTGCCTGGAGGGAGAACAGCTCATTCAAGATTTCAAATACCAATAAAT AACTTATGA